The proteins below come from a single Drosophila kikkawai strain 14028-0561.14 chromosome 3R, DkikHiC1v2, whole genome shotgun sequence genomic window:
- the Mkk4 gene encoding dual specificity mitogen-activated protein kinase kinase 4, giving the protein MAERPKNLFATGPSRSRDPPDQLSLNNLSIRHPPSSTSSTSSGSTSSGSSSSSQHNNMSRCFGAQQPLQPPPPVTAAPLASSSNSNNSSAADRHRERIRQQACGKLQFGEGPVNTHHFTSDDLDDEGEIGRGAFGAVNKMIFKKLDKVMAVKRIRSTVDEKEQKQLLMDLEVVMKSNECIYIVQFYGALFKEGDCWICMELMDTSLDKFYKYIYEKQQRHIPESILAKITVATVNALNYLKEELKIIHRDVKPSNILLHRRGDIKLCDFGISGQLVDSIAKTKDAGCRPYMAPERIDPERAKGYDVRSDVWSLGITLMEVATGTFPYRKWDSVFEQLCQVVQGEPPRLLTSYNGMEFSKEFVDFVNTCLIKKESDRPKYSRLLEMPFIRRGETSHTDVAVYVADILESMEKDGITQFTANQQAES; this is encoded by the exons ATGGCCGAGCGACCGAAAAATTTGTTCGCAA CCGGACCCAGTCGCTCTCGCGATCCCCCGGATCAGCTTAGCCTGAACAACCTCAGCATCCGCCATCCGCCTTCGTCCACCTCGTCGACCTCGTCGGGCTCCACATCCTCGGGCTCAAGTTCCTCATCGCAGCACAACAATATGTCCCGCTGCTTTGGCGCCCAGCAACCgctgcagccgccgccgccggtgaCTGCAGCTCCACTGGCTtcgagcagcaacagcaataacAGCTCGGCGGCTGATCGTCATCGCGAGCGGATACGCCAGCAAGCCTGCGGTAAGCTACAGTTCGGCGAGGGCCCGGTCAACACGCATCATTTCACTTCGGATGATCTCGACGACGAGGGCGAAATCGGTCGCGGGGCCTTCGGGGCTGTCAACAAAATGATATTTAAGAAACTTGACAAGGTGATGGCGGTCAAGCGCATTCGCTCCACCGTAGACGaaaaggagcagaagcagctgcTCATGGATCTCGAAGTGGTCATGAAGTCCAATGAGTGCATCTATATAGTTCAGTTCTATGGGGCGCTCTTTAAGGAGGGCGATTGCTGGATCTGCATGGAGCTCATGGACACATCGCTGGACAAGTTCTACAAGTACATATACGAGAAGCAGCAGCGCCACATACCCGAGTCCATTCTGGCCAAAATCACGGTGGCAACAGTGAATGCCCTCAACTATCTGAAAGAGGAGCTGAAGATCATTCATCGGGATGTAAAGCCAAGCAACATCTTGCTACACCGTCGGGGAGACATTAAGCTATGTGATTTCGGTATTTCGGGTCAACTGGTTGATTCGATCGCCAAAACTAAGGACGCGGGATGCAGGCCCTACATGGCG CCGGAACGCATCGATCCAGAGCGGGCCAAGGGCTATGATGTGCGCAGCGATGTTTGGTCCTTGGGCATCACTTTGATGGAGGTCGCGACAGGCACATTCCCGTATCGTAAATGGGACTCTGTATTCGAGCAGTTGTGCCAG GTTGTTCAAGGCGAACCTCCGCGACTATTGACCTCTTACAATGGCATGGAGTTCTCCAAAGAGTTTGTCGACTTTGTAAACACTTG CCTGATTAAAAAGGAGAGCGATCGACCGAAATACAGCCGGCTGCTTGAGATGCCCTTCATCCGGCGCGGTGAGACAAGTCATACCGACGTGGCCGTGTATGTGGCCGATATACTAGAGTCCATGGAAAAAGACGGGATCACACAGTTCACTGCAAACCAACAGGCGGAGAGTTAA